Within Desulfolithobacter dissulfuricans, the genomic segment CGTATACCTTGATTCCTTCGATCAGTTTATGAAGAATCGTGGCCACCGCATCGTCCGCTATGCGGACGACATCCTGATCCTGTGCCAGTCAAAGAGCGCAGCCGAAAATGCACTGAACCAGGCCAGTCGTTATCTTGAAGAAGAACTGCTGTTGACCGTCAACCAGGAAAAGACCCATATAAGCCACAGCCTCAAAGGGATTAAATTTCTTGGAGTTTGTATCCACTCCGTGATGACCCGAATACAGCGAGGCAAGGTGAGGGCCTTCAAGGCGAAGGTCAAGGCGATGACCCGGCGTAACTCCCCGGTGAATCTTGAGAAGGTGATAGCCGACCTCAACCGGTTGCTGAGGGGTTTTGCCAACTACTTTCGGATAGCGAACTGCAAGGGTGAGTTTTCTCGGCTGATGGGGTGGATCAGAAGGCGGCTGCGTGCTGTTCAGTTGAAGCTGTGGAAAAAGCCGCGCAGGCTACACCGCAGACTGAGACAGCTGGGCTATAGAGGAGAGTTCAAAAGTATCAAGATGAACTCCTGGGCCAATGCAGCAAGTCCACTGAGCCATTATGCCCTTCCCAACAGCTGCCTGCATGGGGAAATGGGGCTCTTTGACCTCGCATCTGTACAGACCGGAATTTCTGTTTCAGTATGAAGGAAAATAAACAGGAGCCGTATACGAGGCCCGTACGTACGGTTCTGTGAGAGGGATGAGGCAAGCTTAATTACCTTGCCTCACCCTACTCGATTTGTACCTGTCACCCCCTCTTGTACCTTTTCTTCCCCTCCCAACCTTCAGCTTATTGCCATTTTCCCTTGACCTCCATCGCACTGCCACCACCTCCCGACTCCAGGGCTCATTGTGCGTCCCCAGTAATCACTGGCTGCAATATTTAATTGGAAAAGGAATTTTTTCCTCACCATTATCATGGGTTAGGGCATCGGTGATTCCAGGATTCACTATGCTTGAAGTTGCTGTAAACAGCTCTCTTCACCCGTTCAGTGATTTGTTCCGGATTAATTTTTTTCCAATGGGCGCATTTTGCGCCACCAGTTCGGTGTGGTTTTTTAACTGTATGAAATAACGATATTATTAATCCTGGTTGCAGGGTGGGGCCTGGCGGCTTCCTGGAACTGCCTCGTTCAGAGACTTGGACCTGGATCACGGACGGACAGGATGGTATCTCTCTGAAAACATAGTTATTACAGGATGTTGCCGGTTTGCGTCCCGGTTGAAGCCTGATTGGGCTATGGGCGCATTTTGCGCCATGCTTCTGTGGGCGGCAGGGCGTAAAACGCGCCATGAGAGAAGGTTATTTGTATGGTTTTGCTTCCTCTGATCCCGGGAAGTTTCTTTTTGTATGTCATTTTACTCCTTTTATATTCGATAGTTATCCTTGGTGTCCCCTGTTTGTCAACCACTTTGTCCCGGGGTGGCACATCCCTTGCGATAGAAGGGGCAAACGAGAAAAGTACCACCTGGCTGAAAGACGAGAAAGGAGATCATCATGAGTATCCTGAGCAACTTCCTGACAGAGCATAAGACACACCGGGCAAACCTGTTCATCGGTAAGCGGATGTCCAGGGTGGTTTCCAGAGTGAGCGAGATATTCTGGTTCAGCCTGTCCTTCTTCCTGTTCCTTATCCTGGGACCGTTTTCGGCCATAGCCGTTATCGCCGGTCTCTGGAACCTGGCGGGGGAACATCGGGACAAGATGGTTGAGCCGGCAAGTGTTTAGAGGGTTT encodes:
- the ltrA gene encoding group II intron reverse transcriptase/maturase, giving the protein MVDVWYSLYDRMLSRENLVKAFYKVKSSKGAAGIDGQSIDDFAGSLATNIDHLLTELQDKSYQPLAARRVEIPKPNGGKRLLGIPAVRDRVVQQALLDILQPIFDRDFHPSSYGYRPGRSCHQAISKATMFIRTYERKWVVDMDLSKCFDTLNHDLILASFRRRVSDGSILGLLEKFLKSGVLTGDGWQASEVGSPQGGVISPLIANVYLDSFDQFMKNRGHRIVRYADDILILCQSKSAAENALNQASRYLEEELLLTVNQEKTHISHSLKGIKFLGVCIHSVMTRIQRGKVRAFKAKVKAMTRRNSPVNLEKVIADLNRLLRGFANYFRIANCKGEFSRLMGWIRRRLRAVQLKLWKKPRRLHRRLRQLGYRGEFKSIKMNSWANAASPLSHYALPNSCLHGEMGLFDLASVQTGISVSV